The DNA sequence TTAGTTGAGTATGCAAATCATGAAGTATTTTGAATGttggataaataataaataaaatttaaatcttaaatcTCTATTGACATAagtattatttgataaaattatatctcaaaagttCATTGAATTGAATATCATGTGATgaatttatccttctaatattttatataatttatttaaaaataaatatttttttgatttaaattaataagtaattaaataaataaaacaaatagATCGATGTATgtaatcatacaaaaattttatatagTCCAGATATGTAATAagtgaaaaatataattaataaaaataaaaagaaataaaaacaattattgaagaagaagctttatttaagtaactttagcttgaatacattaacatgtccctctcctatttatatagattaggagagaggatttttctcaatagagagagattttctcatatagttagggaaatcttatcttctatcgttCCCCCCGTAAGATGGTTCTCGAATCGATGCAAATAATGATTTACGagccagaggcttcgtgagtaggacAAGAGCAGATCACTGTTGTTGTTGCGACTACGACGGCAACGGCTGGCTGCAGTggaggagaaagctgcagtaaTAGAAAAAGCTATAGCAATAATGTAGTAGAGGAAtaagctgcagtagaggaggaagttgtAATAGAGGTACAGCATATGAGGAAGCTGCAAAAAaggagaaagctgcaatagaggtacAGCATACGAGGAAGCTGCAAAAAAGGAGAAAGCTGCAATGATGCCACAATAGAGAAGAaggctacagcaaaggaggaaaggtggggcagtgccaGGACGCCACAACGGAAGGGAACGAATGTTGGTGCAGAGTGGTAGTGGAGAAGACAGTTGCCATTCGCAGAGGAAGAAAGATTTATCGCACCGATGAGGTGGAGAAGCAATAGATGAGTcgacagcgagaagagagcttgctctaggcaaatgGGTTTGAtaccataataaaaataataaaaaaataaaaaaaaatatattgaagaagctagctttattgaagtaactttagcttaaatacattaacatgtctctctcctatttatatttcctcatatagttgggaaatcttatcttctatcaataataatataaaataactttgaaaataaaattttaaacttgtgAGAAATAAAGACGATGAAATAAAATCAAGATTAGGATTACGATTTTTATTATATAGTAGCATAAGATATTTTacgaattaaaaaaattatattaacatctcataaatataaatattgaaaTGCTAATGCTATCCCAACCGTTTAATCATTTTTAATGCACTGCTATCAAATATCAATTCCCATTTGAATCTTGCATTGGACACATTCCCAAAAGCACACATGTCGAGTGGCTTTGCTGCGTGCGTCTCTTTCCATCGATCTCGGGCGTTGAATCCATGAGAACGTATGGGAAGTCATGCACGGCCGCTTAAAAATGAGAAAACAACAGTGTTTGCCTTCTTTGTTgttgtccttcttcttcttcttcttctccttcttactCACGTAAATGCTAAGTTGCTTTCGGGTTTATGTGCATGGGATCGATGCTTGTTATCGCTGCTTTTGGCTGGCTGGCTGCTGCTCGCATGGCTAACGATCTCAGGGGGCAATTAGCACTGAGCTGGTTCACTAGGTTGAGGTAGACGCTCAGGTCATGGCAGGCCACCACATTGGCCGTCGGCTGCCCGGGGAGACGGAGCTCCCTGCCGATGTCGGCGTACACCCACCCGGTCTTCGACAGTAACCAGCTGGGTATCGATCCGTTTTCCTTGTCCTCCGCCACGCTCTGGTCCTCCACCACAAAGCCCGGAACCTTGGTTATGACGTCCTGCGTGTTCACGATCCGGAGCACCTTGATCCCGCTCTCTTCGAGCCGACGCCGGAAGCTTGCATTGCCGACGCGAGGGCCGCCGAACGATACCACCGTGACCATCGGTGCATCCTGGAACGCGGTTGTGATGTCGTGTGCGGTAAGGACGGCGAGGGCCGCGCCCAGGCTGTGGCCCGTTACCGTGATGCTGAGAGGATTCCCTCGCCCGCCGTACTTGACGATGAGCCTTCGTATTTCCTGGCGTATCTGGTCACGCAGGCTGCAGCTGGTTGAACTGGAGGAGGTGAAGAGACTCCAGAACCCACGCTCGACCATGGGCTCCGCCGCGTCGGAGCCCAATGCGGCTGGCACGGCGACGGAGGGGAGATGCGTGAGGGTGGCCCGAAGGTTCTCGAGCCACTCGAGGCAGGTGGCCGTGCCGCGGAACGAGATGACGATGTCACGCCGGCCCAGCCGCTCGATCTCGTCCTCGTCTTGGCACTCGGCGACGTACCCGATCCAGCTGGTGCAGCGAGAGAACCATGCGGGGGCTCCAGGTTCGGCCCAGCGAGGGAGGCGCGCACCAGAGGTCGCAGTGAGGTTCCGTGTGACGCAGTAGCCGGTATCGGGGATGCCTGCGTGGCGGAGGAGAGAGCGCTTGGGGAAGCGGCAAGCGCCGTAGGTGGGGGACGAGTGATCGAAATCGAAGCAGGTGTAGGCGACGCGGGCGAACTCGCCGTAGCGGAGGATCTCGGACCGGAGCGCGTCGTCGAGCGGGTCGAGGAGGCCGTCCCAGTTGTTGGCCCCCTGGTACTCCCTCCACCGCTTTCCGATTGTCACGGTGGTCGGGCGACCGGAGGGGATGGCCGTCGAGGTGGAAGCGACGATGGTGTAGCGCCGCGGGTCCGTCACCAGAGAGGACGACCGCGAGACACCGAGTGCCAGCCTCATTCCGGTCGAATTCACCTAAGCCAACAGTTGGGCTGCAACAGGCGCAGCAGCTTACTCTCGTGTTATTGGAGTCAGAGCAAGGAAGGAAGACCTCCTTCTTGGGCAAGATTTATAGTGGGAGGGGaatgagacagagagagagagtgtgtgtgtgtgtgtgtgtgtgacgtctctttcttcttttcgtcTCCTACCCTCGTGGAGGGAAGCGTGTAACACGAGGGTCGGTTTGCTGGTTGAGGTCACCGACCCAATCGGACCGCTCGGTTCGGTTCGATCTCGTGAGGTGGCGCTAATCGGGTTCGATTTGGGCGGGGTTGTGAGTCGTCACGCGATTCGCGAGCGGCCGCGCATCGACTTTGTGACCGTATGGTGGAGCCAATTTGGGCCCATTTGAGATTGGGACCCAAACCGAGTCCGGCTTTGATTGGCTGACGACATTTGGGCCCACTAAACGTTACTATAAAGATTTCGTGATTTAGTTACGTAGACGAATGCTTTTTTCCCcccaatttaaatatatattttttaaaattatgaaaatgcACACTTTTGTAGTTAATTTGAGTTCTATAGAAAAATTAAATACATGTTTTTTATGTAATATTTGAATGGGAGTAAGTAATTCTTTTTACATTAGCCAACCGCATTAGTTAATGTCTTCTTAATAAATAGGGGAATGTGGCTCAGCCTTGACATCTATAAAATTGGATTTAATACTATGCTTGACAAATACATACTCATGCATGAAATCATTAAATGTGGATTTCTAATAAACGAGTCAGCTAATTCAATCGGTTactgataatttatcataatatCCTAAACTCGAATTttacttttattatttatcttcgtGTTAGGTTTAATTATGTATTTATTTTctctaattaattatttttgttattttgatttctctactttcaaaagttatattgagatatatatttttatgaaagtaaaatattaaaaattttatatagaattaaaaaatatatttttacgaggttaaaaattaatatttaaaatataatttaggaatgttaatgtaattttttaaaatataaatattaaaatattaaatataattaaaatataaaaaaaatatataattaatcccttCATACCATCAGCCCAATTCCCAACAGCAATCTCAAGCGAAGCTCACAATCTACTCGTGCACGTACTCTGTTCCTTCACGTTCCTCGACACGTTCATGGCATCCATGCCAATCACACTTGTATGTGAAGCCATTAAAGCTGGCCCGACTTCTACCAAAGATGTGGAATTTTCCTTCTATATCTCCTCAGCGTCATGCGCTGAGTTCCTTAGATTGGTACGTAATAGGCAGCCAATTCTTTGGTGATGCATTAATTTTACGTACTTATAGTCCCTTTCTATGTTGGATAGAAAGGAGAATGAGATAAGAAGCGACGTTCCTTTCAACCTGTCTTCCCTCACATTAAAGTGGGGAGCTCTCCTACCATCCACTGCTCAAagtcggagagagagagagagtatgtcTTACATGTATGATTAGTCCACATCGGTAATATTAAGATCGGtttataagagtctgatgagtgtattactattaACGTTGATAGACTAGTTAGTCTCTCAGGTCGTGATAGAGAGAGCCGTAGATGGCTCACAAAAAATGATAAATCAACATATACTGTACATACTACattatacaaaaataataatgataaaaaaaatttctatgtTCAAATTATATTTTCAGTGATGATATATGATGAGATGATCACACGTGTCgataaaatcaagataaatataaataaatatttaaattttataactataaatattttaatataaaaattttaaactaaaaaaaattagatactaaatagatataattataattagtcCATTTGAGTCATTTGGATACCATTTGCTACATCTTATTATAACTCCTTTCTTTTAAATAAGTGTTAATACAAGCAAATAGTTTCATTTAATTGTCATCGTATGCATTTCCTCAACACAAATCAACCTCTTCTAGACGTAGAaactcaacaaaaaaaaaaagttaattcgaaTATATTTTACCAATATATATTATCGATGATCAAAATCGTTTATATCATTACGTGTGATGATTACTTCTCATTTCTCACCCATCAACTAAGGATTGCCCGGTCAACCTTGCATCTCGATCGTCCACCTGATCTGATCAATCCGAGAAATTAAGATGACAGAAGGAAAATGTAATGAGCAATTTTGGAGTGACCATTAATACCTGCAGTACTTAAAATCTCATGGAATTGAATTGGACATGATATTATTAGGACACTTTAAAGAGCATATTTATGTCGGAAGGATAATATGGATTGGTTCAGTGTAAATGGGCCGGCCTTCTATGGCAGCCTCGAACCCGGTCCACATAATTGTGTGGACCGAATCGCCGCCAGTCCCAAAAGCCACACGTTCCCGCGCTAACATTTGCCGGCGCCCAAACCCTCCCGCCGCCGCGCGACTTCGCGGCTTGGTACTCCGTCTCCGCCCGCATCTCGACACCGCAAACCTcgatggcggaggaggaggagggggatggCAGGACGACGGGCTCGAAGCCCATCTGCACCATCTGCTACGAGGACCTCAAGCCCCTCGTCGAACACCTCCAGGCCGCCCCCATCTGCGGCCACGTCTTCCACGAGCTCTGGTAATTACTCGTCTCACCTTCTGATCTCGGCTACGATGCTGCTGCTCTCGATCAGGATCTCATGTGACAGAACAGCCTGCAGCAGTGGTTCGAGTATTGCCCCGCCGGCAAAAAGCCGATCTGCCCCGTCTGCAATCAGTCCTGCCCCCTGCGCCGGCCCACCCGCCTCTACTTCCAGTCAGCCGGCGACTCCGCCGCCGCTACCCAGACGACCATCACCTCCTTCGTCTCCCAGCGGCCTTCCTCCGAGGCCTTGGCTGCGGAGGTCGGGAGGTTGGAGCTCAAGCTCGCCTCCCTCACTGCCAAATTCGAGATCCAGGAGACCCATCTCAAGGAATTGAACGACGAGGTAGGGTATTGGAAACGTGCTTTGCTCTTGCCGCGAGATCCATTTTGATCGATCGAGTGACGATTGTCGCTTTATTGGCCAAGGTGTCTTCTTGGAAGGAATCAGCCACACGGGAAGAGGCCAAAAGGCTAGCTGTCAAGAAAGAGAAAGAGCGCATCGAGCAGTTTCTTCATGCGAAAACGGAGGTAAAACCCTTTTTTGTCTACCCATCGtgtagcactttgttaccctttcagatGCTGTGTGTTCAAAGCTAAAAGTTGTGCTAGGAACTGAATAGAAAATCGTTGGAGTGCCTAAGGCTAGAGGAGAGGAACTTGGGATTGGGTAAAGAACTCGCGGCGCTCAAGCTGTAAGCGAAGCTGCTTCCTTTGTGGCACCTGAATTCAGTTTATGATTCTTCCCCTTGTTCTTAATGTCATTGATCGATGCTTCAGTGCGACAGACCTCAATCTGGGGGAAGAAGAAATGGTGAAGCTTGCATCACTAGGTCATGGGTGTAACCATGATAATGCAATTGACGTTATGAAGAGGTCGCTTGCCCTGCGCAACAAGTAGGTCTCACAAATTGTCACGGTAGACTACTGTGGTCAGTGTTTTGACCTGACCAAATGCTTTTTCACTAGCCTATGATTTAAGAATTTTCTGTCATATTTTGTGGAATCTAAtttcttatgttactcatcataTAATGATCATGACTTGACTGCATTCACCAAGATATATCAAGACTCCACATTTGCCTCCATCACAAGTGAATTAACTAAAATTTTAGATTGttcatattttctatttttcGTTTCCAAACAGAATGGTGGCTCCTGGTGTGCCGTAGGACCAAATTTATTTCACTCTCAAGACCGGCCAATGCACCAGCTTATTGTCATATTCAACTTGCCTGTATGCTTACTAACTTTATCTCAATTGTCCAAAAGTGAAATGAATAATCTAACATGATTTCCACGGTATAACCTTTGCTTGCACAGTCTATACCGGAAAATTGCAGAGGCAATAAGTGATGAGGAATCCTAACATAAATTTCGCAAACTCAAGTGGTATTGTTACATAGGTGCCTGTTTCCATTTGATGTATGTAAAGCTTGTGATGAGAATATATTCCATGTTTTGCATCAAAAGTTGTAGAGTTTTTGTATCCAGTTTGTCTTTCTTACTAATCATATACTTGTTTCGTGATTGATAGCGATGAGTTAAAGATCTTAATGTGTGTCCTTTAAGTAGATAAATGTGATATTCTTCCTGGTTAAGACGTTTTATGCCCTCCCAGAACCGCATCCGCTACTTAATTCACTTGGCTTTATCTCAATAAGCTGGTCAGCCAACCAAAAAGAAGTAATTCAACTTTACAATCCATTTCATGATATCAGGGTCTTCTTGGTCGATATAGATCGTTCAAGTAACAAATGCACTGTTTTAACCATGTTGCACAACTGTGGGTGTGCTAAGGCAAGTGGCTTGTCAAGGGACTAGTTCAGAAATAGTAATCAGACAAGTGGCTTGTCAAGGGAGCAAAGGTTCAGCATGAAATGCCTTGCACTATAATCATATTAAGAAACTATTTCTTTGCCACATTGTAGACGTGTGTGAATACAGCAACTGTCCCCAGCGACGAAAGAGAAAATGGTGAATGCAGGGTAAAACATGCCTCATGCATCTATTTGTGTTTCCatatattgaaatatatatatcagAACTTCATATCTATTCCACAACTCTTTCAagaaacaagattttgttgctTCAGGGATTCACATAATTTGGGTCTTGAGCATTTTGTACTTTGAGGTTGCATTGGTAAGCAGAGGCAGTGGTTCTCTTGAATTCTGACTTGAACTAAGTTAGTAGACAAATGCTGATTGAGGATTCGATCCTGTAATTCCTTTAATCTTTGTTGCATTATCAAGGTGTTGTTTCACTCAGAGGTGTTTTCGTGTCCATCTAGCAGATCCATTTTGACATTCTTTTATCCATTATGCTTGAATTTGTGTAGCACTAATTTACTGCTAATTTATGTTTTCAATGGTCTTTATAGGAGCTACAAGGAACTGATGGCTCAGTGCAACAATTTAGGAAGAGCAGAGACTCGCTCACGTCAGAATCTCGACAAGGCCATTGAGAAAATAAGGAAAATGAAGGTGAGTCTTTTATAAGTATTCATATTGTGTTTCCCTTGAACTTGCCATCTCATGTCGCTAACTTCAGGAATTTTTTTTTGGTTCATTGTCCCAGATGAGGATACAAGAACTGGAGAAGGCGCTTGAAGATAAAGAAAATGGCTTTCTCAGGGACCTGAAAGCTTCTAAGAAACGTAAAGCTAAAGGGTTAGATTCAAATTACACTTCAGATAACCTCAAACTCCCACACACTGCAGATCCCCCAACAGAAGATCATTCTAAGAATACTACTCTACACTATTTAAACAGCATCTCTGGAGGTTTACAAGCCCATAATGATTTGGCTTCACCTGCTGACAAGGATAAAAATTTTGCAATggatctaaatgatgatgctagcTTCTTTGATGTAGATGCTCTTAAACACCGTCCAAGCTTGCATGAGGATCTATATCGACAATCTGATACCGGAAATCAATCTGAATTGTATAAAAGTGCAGATATCCAGAAAAGATCTTCATGTGAGCAAGATGCTTCCTCTTGTCCCAACAGAGAAGCGTATTCAATCTGTAAACCAAGTGATGCTTCTGGCAAGTCATGGATTCCAGACATTTCTAAGCACAGAACAGAGAACACTGATGAACATGGAGGGAGAAGTCAAATAGACTCAACCTGGGTGAAAGAAGTATTATCTATTGATAACATCACGAAGAAAAAACCATCAGCAGAAAATATAACCGAAACTCAAGCGTGCAATGCAGCTGCAATTCATGGTAAGTTACTTACCCTCTGCTTGTTCCAGCGTTGATGCCATTATAGGGTTACTTGTTTGAGATCTGGTTGTGACTGTGAACCAAGGTAAGGGCCTCCTTAATGTAGGAGTAACATTAAGTATATTTGATCTTAACCTACACTTGTTTAGCGGTTGCGAGCATTCTATTCAATCGAACTGAAATTGTTTGTACTTTGTAGTAGTTCTAATCCTTCTCATGCACCATAAACATCACAGGTGACGGATGTTTTCCGGGAGTCCTTGGAACAAGTATTGTCAACAAGAATGTGGGGAGATGGTGCAAGCAGGTTCTCAAAAAGCCATCCTCATCTCTTGGTATGGAAGCTTCAAAGAGTAGTGGCGACTTGATTGCTGTTGGAGCGgatggaagaggagggaggattaAGATACTTAGAAGTGGTGGCCATTCCTTGGTGAGTGAACATTAGTTGCTTTCTCCTCCACCATTTTTATTGGTTACTGCTAACCTTAAGCTGAGTACCTTAAGAAACACCAGTCTATGCAGCCACAATCTCCGTCCTCCAAGAAATCCAAGTACGAAGCTAACCGAACCAGTCAGCTACAAATCGAGCGTTTCTTCAGAAAGCCCAAAACGCACGAAGGTTGACGAAAGACCGTCCCATCCGGAAAGCAATGCGAATAGATGATAGATGCTGTCCGTCAACGAGTCACTGAAGACGGGATCGAATTTTTGGTGGGTGTTCATTCATTGTGATTGCAGAAGCCCAGTGGTTGACTTTTTCTGCACTACACAGAATTGTCAAGATTTATTTGATGATATTAATGT is a window from the Musa acuminata AAA Group cultivar baxijiao chromosome BXJ2-1, Cavendish_Baxijiao_AAA, whole genome shotgun sequence genome containing:
- the LOC103995251 gene encoding phospholipase A(1) DAD1, chloroplastic-like → MRLALGVSRSSSLVTDPRRYTIVASTSTAIPSGRPTTVTIGKRWREYQGANNWDGLLDPLDDALRSEILRYGEFARVAYTCFDFDHSSPTYGACRFPKRSLLRHAGIPDTGYCVTRNLTATSGARLPRWAEPGAPAWFSRCTSWIGYVAECQDEDEIERLGRRDIVISFRGTATCLEWLENLRATLTHLPSVAVPAALGSDAAEPMVERGFWSLFTSSSSTSCSLRDQIRQEIRRLIVKYGGRGNPLSITVTGHSLGAALAVLTAHDITTAFQDAPMVTVVSFGGPRVGNASFRRRLEESGIKVLRIVNTQDVITKVPGFVVEDQSVAEDKENGSIPSWLLSKTGWVYADIGRELRLPGQPTANVVACHDLSVYLNLVNQLSANCPLRSLAMRAAASQPKAAITSIDPMHINPKAT
- the LOC103992930 gene encoding uncharacterized protein LOC103992930 isoform X1, with product MAASNPVHIIVWTESPPVPKATRSRANICRRPNPPAAARLRGLVLRLRPHLDTANLDGGGGGGGWQDDGLEAHLHHLLRGPQAPRRTPPGRPHLRPRLPRALWFEYCPAGKKPICPVCNQSCPLRRPTRLYFQSAGDSAAATQTTITSFVSQRPSSEALAAEVGRLELKLASLTAKFEIQETHLKELNDEVSSWKESATREEAKRLAVKKEKERIEQFLHAKTEELNRKSLECLRLEERNLGLGKELAALKLATDLNLGEEEMVKLASLGHGCNHDNAIDVMKRSLALRNKSYKELMAQCNNLGRAETRSRQNLDKAIEKIRKMKMRIQELEKALEDKENGFLRDLKASKKRKAKGLDSNYTSDNLKLPHTADPPTEDHSKNTTLHYLNSISGGLQAHNDLASPADKDKNFAMDLNDDASFFDVDALKHRPSLHEDLYRQSDTGNQSELYKSADIQKRSSCEQDASSCPNREAYSICKPSDASGKSWIPDISKHRTENTDEHGGRSQIDSTWVKEVLSIDNITKKKPSAENITETQACNAAAIHGDGCFPGVLGTSIVNKNVGRWCKQVLKKPSSSLGMEASKSSGDLIAVGADGRGGRIKILRSGGHSLSMQPQSPSSKKSKYEANRTSQLQIERFFRKPKTHEG
- the LOC103992930 gene encoding uncharacterized protein LOC103992930 isoform X2, giving the protein MAASNPVHIIVWTESPPVPKATRSRANICRRPNPPAAARLRGLVLRLRPHLDTANLDGGGGGGGWQDDGLEAHLHHLLRGPQAPRRTPPGRPHLRPRLPRALWFEYCPAGKKPICPVCNQSCPLRRPTRLYFQSAGDSAAATQTTITSFVSQRPSSEALAAEVGRLELKLASLTAKFEIQETHLKELNDEVSSWKESATREEAKRLAVKKEKERIEQFLHAKTEELNRKSLECLRLEERNLGLGKELAALKLATDLNLGEEEMVKLASLGHGCNHDNAIDVMKRSLALRNKSYKELMAQCNNLGRAETRSRQNLDKAIEKIRKMKMRIQELEKALEDKENGFLRDLKASKKRKAKGLDSNYTSDNLKLPHTADPPTEDHSKNTTLHYLNSISGGLQAHNDLASPADKDKNFAMDLNDDASFFDVDALKHRPSLHEDLYRQSDTGNQSELYKSADIQKRSSCEQDASSCPNREAYSICKPSDASGKSWIPDISKHRTENTDEHGGRSQIDSTWVKEVLSIDNITKKKPSAENITETQACNAAAIHGDGCFPGVLGTSIVNKNVGRWCKQVLKKPSSSLGMEASKSSGDLIAVGADGRGGRIKILRSGGHSLPQSPSSKKSKYEANRTSQLQIERFFRKPKTHEG
- the LOC103992930 gene encoding uncharacterized protein LOC103992930 isoform X3 → MAASNPVHIIVWTESPPVPKATRSRANICRRPNPPAAARLRGLVLRLRPHLDTANLDGGGGGGGWQDDGLEAHLHHLLRGPQAPRRTPPGRPHLRPRLPRALWFEYCPAGKKPICPVCNQSCPLRRPTRLYFQSAGDSAAATQTTITSFVSQRPSSEALAAEVGRLELKLASLTAKFEIQETHLKELNDEVSSWKESATREEAKRLAVKKEKERIEQFLHAKTEELNRKSLECLRLEERNLGLGKELAALKLATDLNLGEEEMVKLASLGHGCNHDNAIDVMKRSLALRNKSYKELMAQCNNLGRAETRSRQNLDKAIEKIRKMKMRIQELEKALEDKENGFLRDLKASKKRKAKGISGGLQAHNDLASPADKDKNFAMDLNDDASFFDVDALKHRPSLHEDLYRQSDTGNQSELYKSADIQKRSSCEQDASSCPNREAYSICKPSDASGKSWIPDISKHRTENTDEHGGRSQIDSTWVKEVLSIDNITKKKPSAENITETQACNAAAIHGDGCFPGVLGTSIVNKNVGRWCKQVLKKPSSSLGMEASKSSGDLIAVGADGRGGRIKILRSGGHSLSMQPQSPSSKKSKYEANRTSQLQIERFFRKPKTHEG
- the LOC103992930 gene encoding uncharacterized protein LOC103992930 isoform X4, which gives rise to MAEEEEGDGRTTGSKPICTICYEDLKPLVEHLQAAPICGHVFHELCLQQWFEYCPAGKKPICPVCNQSCPLRRPTRLYFQSAGDSAAATQTTITSFVSQRPSSEALAAEVGRLELKLASLTAKFEIQETHLKELNDEVSSWKESATREEAKRLAVKKEKERIEQFLHAKTEELNRKSLECLRLEERNLGLGKELAALKLATDLNLGEEEMVKLASLGHGCNHDNAIDVMKRSLALRNKSYKELMAQCNNLGRAETRSRQNLDKAIEKIRKMKMRIQELEKALEDKENGFLRDLKASKKRKAKGLDSNYTSDNLKLPHTADPPTEDHSKNTTLHYLNSISGGLQAHNDLASPADKDKNFAMDLNDDASFFDVDALKHRPSLHEDLYRQSDTGNQSELYKSADIQKRSSCEQDASSCPNREAYSICKPSDASGKSWIPDISKHRTENTDEHGGRSQIDSTWVKEVLSIDNITKKKPSAENITETQACNAAAIHGDGCFPGVLGTSIVNKNVGRWCKQVLKKPSSSLGMEASKSSGDLIAVGADGRGGRIKILRSGGHSLSMQPQSPSSKKSKYEANRTSQLQIERFFRKPKTHEG
- the LOC103992930 gene encoding uncharacterized protein LOC103992930 isoform X5; this translates as MAEEEEGDGRTTGSKPICTICYEDLKPLVEHLQAAPICGHVFHELCLQQWFEYCPAGKKPICPVCNQSCPLRRPTRLYFQSAGDSAAATQTTITSFVSQRPSSEALAAEVGRLELKLASLTAKFEIQETHLKELNDEVSSWKESATREEAKRLAVKKEKERIEQFLHAKTEELNRKSLECLRLEERNLGLGKELAALKLATDLNLGEEEMVKLASLGHGCNHDNAIDVMKRSLALRNKSYKELMAQCNNLGRAETRSRQNLDKAIEKIRKMKMRIQELEKALEDKENGFLRDLKASKKRKAKGLDSNYTSDNLKLPHTADPPTEDHSKNTTLHYLNSISGGLQAHNDLASPADKDKNFAMDLNDDASFFDVDALKHRPSLHEDLYRQSDTGNQSELYKSADIQKRSSCEQDASSCPNREAYSICKPSDASGKSWIPDISKHRTENTDEHGGRSQIDSTWVKEVLSIDNITKKKPSAENITETQACNAAAIHGDGCFPGVLGTSIVNKNVGRWCKQVLKKPSSSLGMEASKSSGDLIAVGADGRGGRIKILRSGGHSLPQSPSSKKSKYEANRTSQLQIERFFRKPKTHEG
- the LOC103992930 gene encoding uncharacterized protein LOC103992930 isoform X6 — its product is MAEEEEGDGRTTGSKPICTICYEDLKPLVEHLQAAPICGHVFHELCLQQWFEYCPAGKKPICPVCNQSCPLRRPTRLYFQSAGDSAAATQTTITSFVSQRPSSEALAAEVGRLELKLASLTAKFEIQETHLKELNDEVSSWKESATREEAKRLAVKKEKERIEQFLHAKTEELNRKSLECLRLEERNLGLGKELAALKLATDLNLGEEEMVKLASLGHGCNHDNAIDVMKRSLALRNKSYKELMAQCNNLGRAETRSRQNLDKAIEKIRKMKMRIQELEKALEDKENGFLRDLKASKKRKAKGISGGLQAHNDLASPADKDKNFAMDLNDDASFFDVDALKHRPSLHEDLYRQSDTGNQSELYKSADIQKRSSCEQDASSCPNREAYSICKPSDASGKSWIPDISKHRTENTDEHGGRSQIDSTWVKEVLSIDNITKKKPSAENITETQACNAAAIHGDGCFPGVLGTSIVNKNVGRWCKQVLKKPSSSLGMEASKSSGDLIAVGADGRGGRIKILRSGGHSLSMQPQSPSSKKSKYEANRTSQLQIERFFRKPKTHEG